In a genomic window of Comamonadaceae bacterium OTU4NAUVB1:
- a CDS encoding DUF3320 domain-containing protein — MNKQEDEPGRGPVPTAGERAASLGGVAVAAPATASGANVAPDVPGPAANAIRDDADPVIAIAIEADATLGHASIQNAVPVLRSLRLTHRGPRALADVEVRIACNPPFAQGARLRFDRLAPGETRRFAPVDLRPDHAWLGDLGESVRAAIEVTVSTEGVEIAREARPVEVLAHDQWAGTRALPELLAAFCMPNNPAVDTLVGKASRLLREAHGELSMNGYQSRSRDTVWKQVSAIYSTLGAEGLQYVEPPASFGSDGQKIRTPDRILAHRVATCLDLAMLFASAFEQAGLRPVVLVKEGHAWVGVWLHPASFADPLTDDVQAVRKRVDSGELLVFETTGVAHHHSIRPSLRVAMEQGLAHLRDDDGFRYAIDIHRARELQIKPLPSRAPAPGDGAPGEAGEEPPAAIEPTPPLPALDADTLVALDGPADDTPEGRLAQWKSKLLDLTLRNRLLNFKPTKATLHLVAPDLARLEDALAEGRDFHLRALPTLMEGLDPRVAQVHASRGTGRAPLDDMALDALGQRELLARVAPEALDGHLLAIHAAARIGLEEGGANTLYLALGLLQWTEDEKAETVHAAPILLIPVTLQRQSVRAGFRLARHDDEAIVNPTLLQLLRTNFELRVTGLDAIPVDEKGVDVARVLQAFRLAVAEIPKWEVLEQAHLGIFSFTKYLMWRDLQDRTEQLKANRVVRHLIDHPGEAFAQASHDPAEFERLDETHRPQDILAPLLADSSQLKAICAIDAGRDLVLEGPPGTGKSQTITNLIAHSLAKGKTVLFVSEKMAALSVVHRRLADIGLGPFCLELHSSKSKKSEVLQQLAGSLDLAGQRTADDWSREAERLAVLRQDLNGLVDALHREHPNGLTVHETMGTSIAHTGERTASMPWSDPLVHDRAALDRLREAARRIQALAGALGDLRGHPLACVGRPDWSPGWGDELMAQAQALERAATVLRERTATLAAQLGIGASGMGLRAHGLLDELADLLLAAPGVPTGLAREAHDAPTRARLQALARHGAARNAAWLRLGDGWSATLAKLNAVELLGEWSLATSTWWPKSLLAQRAITGRLSGFRADGRRPAPEQVRAMLGPLGEVNDEDAFLRAAQADAQALLDDAYAGADTDWAALAAHEAWAGRFAEAVARLAGGDAARGEALRAALRPLVAERRADLASGGTAGRALVGYREAWLDLRRCLAGVEALAQPVAPLAGDEDADGALERLRALMQTWQGARRLLQPWCLWRSAREAAIALGLQGVVGDVEAGAIALGEVESHFEVSYRTWWLKRTIDRDPVLRGFSSADHDRKIREFRAADARFQKLTERYIAATLAGRIPAAGGAAAGADSELGRLRRERQKQRGHMPVRQLVQALPTLLPRLKPCLLMSPLSVSQYLDAGYAPFDLVVFDEASQIPVWDAVGVIARGRQLAVVGDPKQLPPTNFFNKSAEPEEGVPADEQVRDLESILDECLGAGMNRLSLQWHYRSRHESLITFSNVTYYDSQLVTFPSPVTDDVAVRFERVAGVYDRGGSRTNRAEADAIVATIEAHHLDAARAHLTLGVVTFNQPQQALIETLLDARRRAEPALDRAIAARSQGTQEKLFIKNLENVQGDERDVIFFSITYGPDAAGKMTMNFGPLNGEGGHRRLNVAISRAREAVVIFSTLLPEQIDLARVRAAGVRDLKHYLEFAIGGARALSARSLPTGLDPDSPFEVAVIGMLRSRGWVVHPQVGCSGYRIDLAVVDPRAPGRYLVGIECDGRTYHSGATARDRDRLRQHVLEGLGWKIHRIWSTDWWLDAEGEIAKVVKLLEGLVAAPPAVPGASAAVADAGIDPDVDADAGAGDVARTAMAMDAGAGADADADADAGVHADRAEAVPAGAGPADPVAPEPVARPVLAVYAPAALPANDPASFFDEESELVLAAQLREVAEVEGPLPEAVLFARVARAWGLERVSPRLADRLRALVPDDVPRTTEPAPGEGLGKRFYWPAGADPGASDVARVAGDTVPSSRRDIGDVCVEELSNLVNHVLRETGAATRKDVADAVCGLTGAAPDTPPAESRVDLAIDASVAAGALIDEDGRLRPAD; from the coding sequence ATGAACAAACAAGAAGACGAACCGGGCCGAGGCCCGGTTCCGACGGCAGGCGAGCGCGCCGCGTCCCTCGGCGGCGTGGCCGTCGCGGCCCCCGCCACGGCCTCCGGGGCGAACGTGGCGCCCGATGTCCCCGGCCCCGCCGCCAATGCGATCCGCGACGATGCCGACCCCGTGATCGCCATCGCCATCGAGGCCGATGCCACGCTCGGCCATGCCTCCATCCAGAACGCCGTGCCGGTGCTGCGCTCGCTGCGGCTGACGCACCGCGGTCCCCGCGCGCTGGCCGACGTCGAGGTGCGCATCGCCTGCAATCCGCCCTTCGCGCAGGGCGCGCGCCTGCGCTTCGACCGCCTGGCGCCGGGCGAGACGCGCCGCTTCGCGCCGGTGGACCTGCGACCCGACCACGCCTGGCTCGGCGACCTGGGGGAATCGGTGCGCGCCGCCATCGAGGTCACGGTGAGCACCGAGGGCGTGGAGATCGCCCGGGAGGCCCGTCCCGTGGAGGTGCTGGCCCACGACCAGTGGGCCGGCACGCGCGCGCTGCCCGAGCTGCTGGCGGCCTTCTGCATGCCCAACAACCCGGCGGTCGACACCCTGGTGGGCAAGGCCTCGCGCCTGCTGCGCGAGGCGCACGGCGAGCTGTCGATGAACGGCTACCAGTCCCGCAGCCGCGACACGGTCTGGAAGCAGGTCTCGGCGATCTACAGCACGCTCGGCGCCGAGGGGCTGCAGTACGTCGAGCCGCCGGCCTCCTTCGGCAGCGACGGCCAGAAGATCCGCACGCCCGACCGCATCCTCGCGCACCGCGTCGCCACCTGCCTCGACCTGGCGATGCTGTTCGCCTCGGCCTTCGAGCAGGCCGGGCTGCGCCCGGTGGTGCTGGTCAAGGAAGGCCACGCCTGGGTCGGTGTCTGGCTTCACCCGGCGAGCTTCGCCGATCCGCTGACCGACGACGTGCAGGCCGTGCGCAAGCGCGTGGACAGCGGCGAGCTGCTGGTCTTCGAGACCACCGGCGTGGCCCACCACCACAGCATCCGGCCGTCGCTGCGCGTGGCCATGGAGCAGGGCCTGGCGCACCTGCGCGACGACGACGGCTTCCGCTACGCCATCGACATCCACCGCGCGCGCGAGCTGCAGATCAAGCCGCTGCCCTCGCGCGCGCCGGCCCCGGGCGACGGTGCGCCCGGCGAGGCCGGGGAGGAGCCGCCCGCGGCGATCGAGCCGACGCCGCCGCTGCCCGCGCTGGACGCCGACACGCTCGTCGCGCTCGACGGCCCGGCCGATGACACGCCCGAGGGCCGGCTCGCCCAGTGGAAGTCGAAGCTGCTGGACCTGACGCTGCGCAACAGGCTGCTGAACTTCAAGCCGACCAAGGCGACGCTGCACCTGGTCGCGCCCGACCTCGCGCGGCTGGAGGACGCCCTGGCCGAGGGCCGCGACTTCCACCTGCGGGCGCTGCCGACGCTGATGGAGGGGCTCGATCCGCGCGTGGCGCAGGTGCACGCCAGCCGGGGCACCGGCCGGGCGCCGCTCGACGACATGGCGCTCGACGCGCTGGGCCAGCGCGAACTGCTCGCGCGCGTCGCCCCCGAGGCGCTGGACGGCCACCTGCTGGCCATCCACGCGGCCGCCCGCATCGGGCTGGAGGAGGGCGGGGCCAACACGCTCTACCTGGCCCTGGGCCTGCTGCAGTGGACCGAGGACGAGAAGGCCGAGACGGTGCACGCCGCGCCGATCCTGCTGATCCCGGTGACGCTGCAGCGCCAGTCGGTGCGCGCGGGCTTCCGGCTGGCGCGCCACGACGACGAGGCGATCGTCAACCCGACCCTGCTGCAGCTGCTGCGCACGAACTTCGAGCTGCGCGTGACGGGGCTCGACGCCATTCCCGTGGACGAGAAGGGCGTCGACGTCGCGCGCGTGCTGCAGGCCTTCCGGCTGGCGGTGGCGGAGATCCCGAAGTGGGAGGTGCTAGAGCAGGCCCACCTGGGCATCTTCTCCTTCACCAAGTACCTGATGTGGCGCGACCTGCAGGACCGCACCGAGCAGCTCAAGGCCAACCGCGTGGTGCGCCACCTGATCGACCACCCGGGCGAGGCCTTCGCGCAGGCGTCCCACGACCCGGCCGAGTTCGAGCGCCTCGACGAGACGCACCGCCCGCAGGACATCCTCGCGCCGCTGCTGGCCGACTCGTCCCAGCTCAAGGCCATCTGCGCCATCGACGCCGGGCGCGACCTGGTGCTCGAGGGCCCGCCCGGCACGGGCAAGTCGCAGACCATCACCAACCTCATCGCGCACTCGCTGGCCAAGGGCAAGACGGTGCTGTTCGTCTCGGAGAAGATGGCCGCGCTGTCGGTCGTCCACCGGCGCCTCGCCGACATCGGCCTGGGGCCGTTCTGCCTCGAACTGCACTCGTCCAAGTCGAAGAAGTCCGAGGTGCTGCAGCAGCTCGCCGGCTCGCTCGACCTGGCCGGCCAGCGCACCGCCGACGACTGGTCGCGCGAGGCCGAGCGGCTGGCCGTGCTGCGCCAGGACCTCAACGGCCTGGTCGACGCCCTGCACCGCGAACATCCGAACGGCCTGACCGTCCACGAGACCATGGGCACGTCCATCGCGCACACGGGCGAGCGCACCGCTTCGATGCCCTGGAGCGATCCGCTCGTGCACGACCGCGCCGCGCTCGACCGCCTGCGCGAGGCGGCGCGCCGCATCCAGGCGCTCGCCGGCGCCCTCGGCGACCTGCGTGGCCATCCGCTCGCGTGCGTCGGGCGGCCCGACTGGTCGCCGGGCTGGGGCGACGAGCTCATGGCGCAGGCGCAGGCGCTGGAGCGCGCCGCCACGGTGCTGCGCGAGCGCACCGCCACGCTGGCCGCGCAGCTGGGCATCGGCGCGAGCGGCATGGGCCTGCGCGCGCACGGCCTGCTCGACGAGCTCGCCGACCTGCTGCTGGCCGCGCCCGGCGTGCCCACCGGCCTCGCGCGCGAGGCGCACGACGCGCCCACGCGCGCGCGGCTGCAGGCGCTCGCGCGCCACGGCGCGGCGCGCAACGCCGCCTGGCTGCGCCTGGGCGACGGCTGGAGCGCGACGCTCGCCAAGCTGAACGCGGTCGAGCTGCTGGGCGAATGGTCGCTCGCCACTTCGACCTGGTGGCCGAAGTCGCTGCTCGCCCAGCGCGCGATCACGGGCCGGCTCTCGGGCTTCCGCGCCGACGGCCGGCGCCCGGCGCCCGAGCAGGTGCGCGCCATGCTCGGCCCGCTCGGCGAGGTCAACGACGAGGACGCCTTCCTGCGCGCCGCGCAGGCCGATGCGCAGGCGCTGCTCGACGACGCCTACGCCGGCGCCGACACCGACTGGGCCGCGCTCGCCGCGCACGAGGCCTGGGCAGGGCGCTTCGCTGAGGCCGTCGCGCGCCTGGCCGGCGGCGACGCGGCGCGTGGCGAGGCGCTGCGCGCCGCGCTGCGGCCCCTGGTGGCCGAGCGACGCGCCGACCTGGCCTCCGGCGGCACGGCCGGCCGCGCGCTGGTCGGCTACCGCGAGGCCTGGCTCGACTTGCGCCGGTGCCTGGCGGGCGTCGAGGCGCTGGCGCAGCCGGTGGCGCCGCTCGCGGGCGACGAGGACGCCGACGGCGCCCTCGAACGCCTGCGCGCGCTGATGCAGACCTGGCAGGGCGCGCGGCGCCTGCTGCAGCCGTGGTGCCTGTGGCGCAGCGCCCGCGAGGCCGCCATCGCGCTCGGCCTGCAGGGCGTCGTCGGCGACGTGGAGGCGGGCGCCATCGCGCTGGGCGAGGTCGAATCGCATTTCGAGGTGAGCTACCGCACCTGGTGGCTCAAGCGCACCATCGACCGCGACCCGGTCCTGCGCGGCTTCTCCAGCGCCGACCACGACCGCAAGATCCGCGAGTTCCGCGCCGCCGACGCGCGCTTCCAGAAGCTCACCGAGCGCTACATCGCCGCCACGCTGGCCGGCCGCATCCCGGCGGCCGGCGGCGCGGCGGCGGGCGCCGACAGCGAACTCGGCCGGCTGCGGCGCGAGCGCCAGAAGCAGCGCGGCCACATGCCGGTGCGCCAGCTGGTGCAGGCCCTGCCCACGCTGCTGCCGCGCCTGAAGCCCTGCCTCCTGATGTCGCCGCTGTCGGTGTCGCAGTACCTCGACGCGGGCTACGCGCCGTTCGACCTGGTGGTGTTCGACGAGGCCTCGCAGATCCCGGTGTGGGACGCGGTGGGCGTGATCGCGCGCGGCCGCCAGCTGGCGGTGGTGGGCGACCCCAAGCAGCTGCCGCCGACGAACTTCTTCAACAAGTCCGCCGAGCCCGAGGAGGGCGTGCCCGCCGACGAGCAGGTGCGCGACCTGGAGAGCATCCTGGACGAGTGCCTGGGCGCGGGCATGAACCGCCTGAGCCTGCAGTGGCACTACCGCAGCCGCCACGAGAGCCTCATCACCTTCAGCAACGTCACCTACTACGACTCGCAGCTGGTGACCTTCCCCTCGCCCGTGACCGACGACGTGGCGGTGCGCTTCGAGCGCGTGGCCGGCGTCTACGACCGCGGCGGCTCGCGCACCAACCGCGCCGAGGCCGACGCCATCGTGGCCACCATCGAGGCGCACCACCTCGACGCGGCGCGCGCGCACCTCACGCTCGGCGTGGTGACCTTCAACCAGCCCCAGCAGGCGCTCATCGAGACCCTGCTGGACGCCCGGCGCCGCGCCGAGCCGGCGCTCGACCGCGCCATCGCCGCGCGCTCGCAGGGGACCCAGGAGAAGCTCTTCATCAAGAACCTGGAGAACGTGCAGGGCGACGAGCGCGACGTGATCTTCTTCTCGATCACCTACGGCCCCGACGCGGCCGGCAAGATGACGATGAACTTCGGCCCGCTCAACGGCGAGGGCGGCCACCGCCGCCTGAACGTGGCGATCTCGCGGGCGCGCGAGGCGGTGGTGATCTTCAGCACCCTGCTGCCCGAGCAGATCGACCTGGCCCGCGTGCGCGCGGCCGGCGTGCGCGACCTCAAGCACTATCTGGAGTTCGCCATCGGCGGGGCGCGCGCGCTGTCCGCCCGCAGCCTGCCCACCGGGCTCGACCCGGACAGCCCGTTCGAGGTCGCCGTGATCGGCATGCTGCGCTCGCGCGGCTGGGTGGTGCATCCGCAGGTCGGGTGCTCGGGCTACCGCATCGACCTGGCGGTGGTCGACCCCCGCGCGCCGGGGCGCTACCTGGTGGGCATCGAGTGCGACGGCCGCACCTACCACTCCGGCGCCACCGCGCGCGACCGCGACCGGCTGCGCCAGCACGTCCTCGAAGGGCTCGGCTGGAAGATCCACCGCATCTGGTCGACCGACTGGTGGCTCGACGCGGAAGGCGAGATCGCCAAGGTCGTGAAGCTGCTGGAGGGGCTGGTCGCCGCGCCGCCGGCGGTACCGGGCGCGTCGGCCGCCGTCGCGGACGCGGGCATCGACCCGGACGTGGACGCGGATGCCGGCGCGGGCGACGTCGCGCGCACGGCCATGGCCATGGACGCGGGTGCAGGTGCGGATGCGGATGCGGATGCGGATGCGGGGGTGCACGCGGATCGTGCGGAGGCCGTGCCGGCCGGCGCCGGGCCCGCCGATCCCGTGGCGCCCGAGCCGGTCGCGCGTCCCGTCCTGGCGGTCTACGCGCCGGCCGCGCTGCCGGCCAACGATCCGGCCTCGTTCTTCGACGAGGAGTCCGAACTCGTGCTGGCCGCGCAGCTGCGCGAGGTGGCCGAGGTCGAGGGCCCGCTGCCCGAGGCCGTCCTGTTCGCCCGCGTGGCACGCGCCTGGGGCCTGGAGCGGGTCAGCCCGCGCCTGGCCGACCGGCTGCGCGCGCTGGTGCCGGACGACGTGCCCCGCACCACCGAGCCGGCGCCGGGGGAAGGTCTCGGCAAGCGCTTCTACTGGCCCGCGGGCGCCGATCCCGGCGCGTCGGACGTGGCCCGGGTGGCCGGGGACACCGTGCCGTCCTCGCGCCGCGACATCGGCGACGTCTGCGTCGAGGAGCTGTCGAACCTCGTCAACCACGTGCTGCGCGAGACCGGCGCGGCGACGCGCAAGGACGTGGCCGACGCGGTCTGCGGACTGACCGGCGCGGCGCCCGACACGCCACCGGCCGAAAGCCGCGTCGACCTCGCCATCGACGCCAGCGTCGCCGCCGGCGCGCTGATCGACGAGGACGGTCGCCTGCGACCGGCCGACTGA